In Syntrophorhabdaceae bacterium, the genomic window ATATATCTGACGCATCTGTAAGGTCTATTCCCTTCTCAATTGCTTTCTCCTTGAATTTTACAATACCCGGATTCATCTCTCCTCCAGACCCGATCGCGGAACCACTTTTCGGCCGCCACCCGCACTATTCATCTATGTCCTTTATCCACAGCTCGATGGAATTAAGCGCCTTTTCAACAGCTTTTTCTTTCTCCCTCTTCCCATAGCCCTGAAGAAGTCCAAAGTTGACATTCATTGGCTGGAAATCTCTTGTCTCAGTAGTTATGTATTGCAGCAGGGCACCTATGCACGTGTGTCCTGGCGGTGGAGTGAATGTCTTCCCGTGCGCATACAAATGCGCCGAAATACCCGCAAGTAATCCCATGGCCGTCGCTTCGACATACCCCTCGACACCGGTTATCTGCCCTGCAAAAAAAATATCACCATGTCCCTTGAGTTGCAATGTGCTCTTGAGCGCAACCGGGGAATGAATATATGTATTCCTGTGAATGCTCCCGTGCCTCAGAAAAAGCGCGTTTTTAAGGGCGGGGATCAACCTGAACACCCTTTCCTGTTCCTGGTATTTCAATTTTGTCTGATATCCGACCATATTAAACATAGTGCCTGCCGCGTTTTCCCGTCTTAACTGTACCACGGCGAAAGGCCGCTTTCCGGTTCGTTTGTCGGTAAGGCCCACAGGTTTCATGGGCCCATACAAGAGCGTCTGCCTGCCACGCTCGGCCATGACCTCGATGGGCAAACAGCCTTCGAAATAGGAGGTCTTTTCAAATTCTCTGAGGTCCACCCTTTGGGCTCTTATCAGCTCCTCGTAGAATAAATCGTACTCCCTTTCCGTGAGCGGACAGTTCAAATAGTC contains:
- the trmFO gene encoding methylenetetrahydrofolate--tRNA-(uracil(54)-C(5))-methyltransferase (FADH(2)-oxidizing) TrmFO, which translates into the protein MEIKVIGGGLAGTEAAYQIARRGSAVALYEMRPEASTPAHKTEYLAELVCSNSLKSKDLGNAHGLIKEELKRLDSLIIETAEESAIPGGKALVVDREKFAQRVTRRIEDHALIRIVREEVKDVPPGVVIIATGPLTSPDLTEKIRSLTGEENLWFFDAISPIVDGGSVDMEHAFYASRYIKEESHDYLNCPLTEREYDLFYEELIRAQRVDLREFEKTSYFEGCLPIEVMAERGRQTLLYGPMKPVGLTDKRTGKRPFAVVQLRRENAAGTMFNMVGYQTKLKYQEQERVFRLIPALKNALFLRHGSIHRNTYIHSPVALKSTLQLKGHGDIFFAGQITGVEGYVEATAMGLLAGISAHLYAHGKTFTPPPGHTCIGALLQYITTETRDFQPMNVNFGLLQGYGKREKEKAVEKALNSIELWIKDIDE